A genomic window from Miscanthus floridulus cultivar M001 unplaced genomic scaffold, ASM1932011v1 fs_337_2_3, whole genome shotgun sequence includes:
- the LOC136531388 gene encoding formamidopyrimidine-DNA glycosylase-like yields MTYNFMILTYIWIVILKYLTSDPSKLMSYVVMMDDGLEFSFTVKRRFAKIRLLDNPEAAPPISELGPDAVFEPIKLDKFMKSLGQKKGPIKALLLDQSFKSGIGNWMADEVLYQARIHPGQTASKISKDKCEIFHQCIKEVIEESLKVGAGSNQFPEKWIFHSREKKPGKKIDFITIGGRTSAYAQELQKLDGTDAAASRSKGGKDKEKSNKATNTSDDGDEEDYEVEEAKPAKRGRKQPTRVANTSSKNAGSIHGDEATDEEDARPAKRGKKQIEKTTKRSLKEANHEDSDEEAVGKIEAKPGKAPTEARSLPKQVDDAGPARRPQRKLRQP; encoded by the exons ATGACCTACAATTTCATGATATTGACTTATATTTGGATTGTGATTCTTAAATATCTTACTTCTGATCCAAGCAAATTGATGTCTTATGTGGTGATG ATGGATGATGGCTTGGAGTTTTCCTTCACTGTTAAGAGGCGTTTTGCAAAAATAAGACTGCTTGACAAC CCAGAAGCTGCCCCTCCAATTTCTGAGCTTGGACCTGATGCCGTATTTGAACCAATCAAGCTTGATAAATTTATGAAGTCATTAGGTCAAAAGAAAGGGCCAATAAAAGCCCTTTTACTTGATCAG AGTTTTAAATCAGGAATTGGCAACTGGATGGCAGATGAAGTACTTTATCAG GCAAGGATTCATCCTGGGCAAACTGCATCGAAGATATCAAAGGACAAATGTGAGATATTCCATCAGTGTATTAAAGAG GTTATCGAGGAGTCCTTAAAAGTTGGTGCTGGCAGCAATCAGTTTCCAGAGAAGTGGATATTTCATTCCAGGGAGAAGAAACCTGGCaag AAAATTGACTTCATTACAATAGGTGGTAGG ACCTCAGCATATGCGCAAGAGTTACAGAAGCTGGATGGGACAGATGCGGCAGCCAGCAGATCTAAGGGAGGCAAAGACAAGGAGAA GTCAAACAAAGCTACAAATACTAGTGATGATGGCGACGAGGAGGATTATGAAGTGGAAGAAGCAAAACCAGCAAAGCGGGGAAGGAAGCAACCAACAAGGGTAGCTAACACCTCATCTAAAAATGCTGGCAGTATTCATGGTGATGAAGCTACGGATGAGGAAGATGCACGTCCAGCAAAGAGGGGAAAGAAGCAAATAGAAAAGACCACAAAGCGCTCATTGAAGGAAGCCAATCATGAGGACAGTGATGAAGAAGCAGTTGGTAAGATAGAGGCCAAACCTGGGAAGGCACCAACAGAGGCAAGGAGCTTGCCAAAGCAAGTTGATGATGCTGGCCCAGCAAGGAGGCCGCAGAGGAAACTGCGGCAGCCTTGA